Within Ipomoea triloba cultivar NCNSP0323 chromosome 9, ASM357664v1, the genomic segment tatataattcactttctaatattatatatacaagatcaaatttgatattaatgatgacattgtttttttttttttttttttttttttNNNNNNNNNNNNNNNNNNNNNNNNNNNNNNNNNNNNNNNNNNNNNNNNNNNNNNNNNNNNNNNNNNNNNNNNNNNNNNNNNNNNNNNNNNNNNNNNNNNNNNNNNNNNNNNNNNNNNNNNNNNNNNNNNNNNNNNNNNNNNNNNNNNNNNNNNNNNNNNNNNNNNNNNNNNNNNNNNNNNNNNNNNNNNNNNNNNNNNNNNNNNNNNNNNNNNNNNNNNNNNNNNNNNNNNNNNNNNNNNNNNNNNNNNNNNNNNNNNNNNNNNNNNNNNNNNNNNNNNNNNNNNNNNNNNNNNNNNNNNNNNNNNNNNNNNNNNNNNNNNNNNNNNNNNNNNNNNNNNNNNNNNNNNNNNNNNNNNNNNNNNNNNNNNNNNNNNNNNNNNNNNNNNNNNNNNNNNNNNNNNNNNNNNNNNNNNNNNNNNNNNNNNNNNNNNNNNNNNNNNNNNNNNNNNNNNNNNNNNNNNNNNNNNNNNNNNNNNNNNNNNNNNNNNNNNNNNNNNNNNNNNNNNNNNNNNNNNNNNNNNNNNNNNNNNNNNNNNNNNNNNNNNNNNNNNNNNNNNNNNNNNNNNNNNNNNNNNNNNNNNNNNNNNNNNNNNNNNNNNNNNNNNNNNNNNNNNNNNNNNNNNNNNNNNNNNNNNNNNNNNNNNNNNNNNNNNNNNNNNNNNNNNNNNNNNNNNNNNNNNNNNNNNNNNNNNNNNNNNNNNNNNNNNNNNNNNNNNNNNNNNNNNNNNNNNNNNNNNNNNNNNNNNNNNNNNNNNNNNNNNNNNNNNNNNNNNNNNNNNNNNNNNNNNNNNNNNNNNNNNNNNNNNNNNNNNNNNNNNNNNNNNNNNNNNNNNNNNNNNNNNNNNNNNNNNNNNNNNNNNNNNNNNNNNNNNNNNNNNNNNNNNNNNNNNNNNNNNNNNNNNNNNNNNNNNNNNNNNNNNNNNNNNNNNNNNNNNNNNNNNNNNNNNNNNNNNNNNNNNNNNNNNNNNNNNNNNNNNNNNNNNNNNNNNNNNNNNNNNNNNNNNNNNNNNNNNNNNNNNNNNNNNNNNNNNNNNNNNNNNNNNNNNNNNNNNNNNNNNNNNNNNNNNNNNNNNNNNNNNNNNNNNNNNNNNNNNNNNNNNNNNNNNNNNNNNNNNNNNNNNNNNNNNNNNNNNNNNNNNNNNNNNNNNNNNNNNNNNNNNNNNNNNNNNNNNNNNNNNNNNNNNNNNNNNNNNNNNNNNNNNNNNNNNNNNNNNNNNNNNNNNNNNNNNNNNNNNNNNNNNNNNNNNNNNNNNNNNNNNNNNNNNNNNNNNNNNNNNNNNNNNNNNNNNNNNNNNNNNNNNNNNNNNNNNtttttttttttttttttttttttttttgaaaatgacatTGTTGAATTGAGTGATTTTGTTAAAAACCTTTCATTGTATAGTAGAGTTTTCCATAATATTAGAAGTGATTTGATGTAAATTTGAAATATCCAAATTAATTACATATCTCCCTTAAACTAAATCATTCTACATACATAGATGGCAATGGAGGTTTTGTGGCTGCAAAAAATGGCCCGGCTCTATGTTTAGAAGACCCTCATTTAGCTGAAGCTTTGGCTATCAAAGAGGCACTACGGGTACTTTCCTGGTCAAAGGATATGGGATTTACTAAGATTTGATTATTTTCTAATTGCTTAATAGTTTGCAGGCTCATTTGTAATGCTTTACCGGATTTCTCATATGCAGGTTTTGTTAGTAGTGAATGCCAGGACCTTCAACGACACTTTAAAATAGTgtccattaattatatttcgCTATCAGCGAATAACAAGCTTAGCTGGCTCATGCTCTTACTGGAGTTGCTCGTTCTCAATCTGGTCTGGTTGGTTTTTTGTTATTCCTTCTTGTATTGAACACTGTTTTTAATGAAGTTaagttattttttcaaaaaaataaaaataaaaaaatcattctaCATGATATGATatccaatataataatatattcccAGCAGGGTGCTTCTTAAATCTTAAGTATTATCTCCATTGTGATGATGACCTTAAAGTTTCAAAATAATTCATCGGTagatccaatatatataatgatgttTCTTGAAATTTCAGTTAGCAAGATAAGCATTATCGTTAACCCATACATAAGAGAGCAAAAGACAACAAGTGCAGGCCGGCctcatcaacatcaaagtaACCAATTAAACAATCACCAGATGAAACGAAATTGCATGCATGCAGCCATAGTAGAAGGctgctatatatatacagaACATACTTTGGTTGGTTGTATACTTCAATCTTAGATAGAAAACAACAACTACTATAGTGAGAAGGAAGCTAAGGAATCATGGCAAAGAATATGGGAGTGCCAGTGTTAGTTGTTGTTACGGTGTTTGCAGTTGTTATGTTGTGTGTCGTCGGCAGCTCTTCATCGGACAGGGAAGCAGTGGCGCTAGCAGAGGTTGATGTTATTAGCGACGACAGTAATAAGGTGGTGAAAGAATCGAAAATAGACCAATATTTCACTCCATTATCCAAGGGTTTCTACAGCGAGTTGGAGCGCAGAAAGCTGGAAATATGCAGTTGCACTCCTTGCTGTTATATCTGCCCATGTAAGACTACCTAAGTGAAGGAACCAAGCTAAGGCCAcccataaaataatattaatactatatacttatattaatgtgataaataagaaaaatgttaATTACATACTACGAATACAACAtgttttcttttatcaaaattattacaaataaatgTTGTTGTAATAGAAAGTTAGTACTAAAGTTATTACATTGTACACCTAGCTAGTGTATACATATCATGGGTGGcctaattaaatatattgaatgctcacatttaataacattaatatttaatggAAGACATATTTCTATCCAATGGGCCTGCCAGGCAATGGTTAATTATCCTGTGAATTGACAAAGGGTGTTTGGCAATTTGCGGTTAAATGATGATTATattagttggtttgaccaattgATAGTATTAACGGGTCGGAttatagaaaagtgtttggcaaattaaatgtttattacatataaaatgatatagaaggatataaatatattgtgttatttacttaattaactcttaaattattttaataatttattattatctttgtgttattattaattatttttaactattattttttgctttattattaatattgttataactataaagaaatatttcatagttaataataattcaatataaatatatcattttaaaaaaatatataataacataagTTGTTAATAACAATTCAACATACCCGTTAACACTATGTGCGTGTGTGTGGTGGGGGTGGCAAAGAGCCAATTCAGAAGTCGGGCTTTAAGCAGttcttaaaaatgtaaatttgaataaaaatttaataaatataattaaacacCACAATAACCAACAactattaaagataaattagatttttaaaacaaaaatgcaaATAAATTGATATCAATAAGTTACTCAAAAAAACAtagcttttttattttcaatttattaaaaatcaaaaaactatttactaaacactcatattagttgtttgactagTCAAACAAGATAGACTTTGGCTGATAAGCCATTTTTAACCCATATATAAGAGAGCAAAAGATAGACAACAAGTGCAGGCCGCGGCCGGCCTCAACATCAAAGGAATCAAACAATCACCAGATGAAACGAAATTGCATGCCGGCATAGTATAAATTAAAGGGAATTGTCGATAATagaaggctatatatatatatatacacagaacATACGTTGGTTGGTAGTATACTTCAATCTTAGATAGAAAACAACAACTACTGTAGTGAGAAGGGATCGGAGCTAAGGAATGATGGCAAAGAATATGGGAGTGTCAGTGTTTGTTGTTGTTACGGTGTTTGCAGTTGGTATGTTGTGTGTCGTCGGCAGCTCTTCATCGGAGAGGGAAGCAGTGGCGCTAGCAGAGGTTAATGTTATTAGCGAGGAGAATAAGGTGGTCAAAGAATCGAAAATAGACCAATATTTCACTCCCCTGTCCAAGAGTTTCTCCAGCGAATTGGAACGCAGAAAGCTGGAAATATGCCGTTGCCTTCCTTGCTGTTCCTGCCCATGTGGGACTACCTAAGTGAAGGAACGTCCAAGCTAAGGCCACccacaatattatattaatactaTATGTAGttataatataatcaataaggaaaatggCTGGCTCTCAGTCTGAACCCGATGTTCTTGGGATCACATTCTCCCTCATTGTATTGTATTGATGTACTTTACGATTTGAACTAATGATAAGTATGCATATTTGGTtgtcaaaaaaaattaggaaaaatttaCTACCAATAGTTCGTGTATGTGTTTTGGTttatcaaaattacaaataaaagttGTTGGTGTTATTAATTATGATATGATTCTGTATTATATTCTAGGCACACTAGAATCCATTCCCTCATTACCATTTACCATTCCTGTTTGGGACCTTTTGTATTCCTATAGATACATCTCTCTTCATCATCATGTACTTTATATTATGAGTCTATCAATAATAGTTAATAAGATTATTCCTAGAATTAGTGTTGTTATCTAGTATCAGTAGATCAAACATGCAGCCACAAAAACCTCTTATTCTAAGTTTGAATTCCAAACACATATGTATGTAGTATATGAAATGAGTCATCTCCGCCGCATCCAGCCTAGGTTAAACATGTATACACTAGTGTACCTTGTGACTACTAACAACAAAAGTTATGACTAGTTAAGTTGTGTCTTAAAGCGTAAAACCTCTCATTCTAAATTTCCCATTGAAAGTGATCGATCATCTGatgcaaattttgaaatatcaaaatcaattagataTCTGCCATTGACTAAATTATACAtgatatcaaatataataatatataaacaaaaaaaaaaccactacaaaaagctatttatcaaacactcatattagttgtttgactagTCAAACAAGCTAGACTTTGACTGATAAGTTAGATATCTCCTTTGACTAAATCAATAAATCATTCTACATGATATGATATTCAATATAATACGGAATAATATATTCCCAGCAGGCCAGGGTGCTTCTTAAGTTTTATCTCCATTCTGATGATGACCTTAaagtttcaaaatatataattcatcGCTAGATCCAATATAATGATGTTTCTTGAAATTAATTTCAGTTAGCAACATAATTAGCATTGTTAACCCATATATTAGAGAGCAAAAGATAGACAACAAATGCAGGCCGCGGCCGGCCTCAACATCAAAGGAATCAATCACCATATGAAACGAAATTGCATGCAGGCATAGTATAAATTAAAGGGAATATATTGTCGATTACaaaaggctatatatatatatatatatatatatatagaacatacTTTGGTTGGTTACATTGTGTACCTCAATCTTACATAgaaaataacaaacaattatTGTGAGAAGGAAGCTAAGTATGGCAAAGAATAGCAGCAGAGTGTCAGTGGTAGCTATTGTTATGGTGTTTGCAGTTATGTTGTACCTCGGCAACTCTTCATCGGACAAGGAAGCACTGGGGCTAGCAGAAGTTGATGTTATTAGCGAGGAGAATAAGGTGGTGAAAGAATCGAAAATAGACCAATATTTCACTCCCCTGTCCAAGAGTTTCTACAGCGAATTGGAGCGCAGAAAGCTGGAAATATGTCATTGTAGTCCTTGCTGTTTTGCCTGCCCATGTAAGACTACCTAAGTGAAGGAACCAAGCTAAGGCCAcccacaaaataatataatattaatactatgtagttaactagttataatataatcaataaggaaaatttTACTACCAATAGTTCGTATTTGTTTTCGTTTATCAAAATTGCAAATAAAAGTTGTTGGTGCTATTAGGATTCTGTATTTTAGGTAAGCTAGAATTCATTTTCTCCCTCCCTATATTATTAGGAATATTACCATTTACGAATTGGGACTCTTTGTGTTCTTATAGATACATATCTCTTCATCGATCATATACTTTATATCAAcgattgatcaataataataagattattcTCATCATCTATACTAGTATTAATAGACCAAACTATATATGGCTACAAAAAACTTCTCATTCTAACTTTGAACTCCAAAcacatgtatacaatatatgtaATGAGCCATGCATCTTCGCCGCGTCCAGCCTAGGTGAAGCACGTATACACTAGTTTACCTTGTGACTACTAGCAACATATTAAAACTAGCTTTTATGACTAGTTAAGTTGTGTTTTAGGGCTTAAAACATGTCATTCTAAGTTTCCCATTGAAAGTGATCTGGTGCAAATTGTGAAATATAATATCCAAATCTAGTGTGTGAAATATCAAAATCATTTACATATTTTCCATTGATTAAATCATATAtgatatcaaatataataataatatataaataaaaagacagCAAGTTCCAAGCAAGGGTGCTTCTTAAGTTTCATCTCCATTGATCTGATGACCTTGAAGTTCCAAAATAATTCAATTCATAGGTAGATCCAAAGATGTTTTTAGAAATTTCAGTTAGCAAGATAAGCATTGTTAAGTGTTAACTAACCCGACCATAAGAGAGCAAAAGACAACAGTTGCCGGCCGGCCTCAACATCAAATGAATCAAACAATCTGATTAAAAAACGAAATTGCATGCCAGGCCGGCATAGTAGAAAGGGAATATTATTGTCGATTACAAAGGCTATATATACACAACATACTTTTGTTGATTGTATACTTCAATGTTAGATAGATcgaaattaaaataagaattgtGAGAAGGAAGCTAAGCTAAGGAATTGAAACATGGCAAATTCGTATGAATACTCGATCGAATAAGAATGTGTTTATATTGTACACCTAGTACATATGCATGCATggatgtattaaaaaaaatcacgtTTATACTTCGTTGCGCGCTGCTTTGGTGAATGTTGCTTGATTGTTGTGTAATTATACGTGTCAAATTTAAGATGGAGCGATAAAGATAtctcaattaaaattatttttattgtaattgATTTTCTAATTAAGTTTGTCACATTTTACAATAgtctttaatttgatattatctTCTCCCTTATTGTGACGTTATGACACGGTGTGTTTATTAATTGGATGAATTTTctataaaaatgaaaacataaataatcacaaaaaataGATAAATGGAAAATAATCATATGCCCATGCCACCATATGGATTGGAGACGAATGAACGACAATGGATCAATACACAAAGAATTTCTTAATGCATCTTCGGACATGTCTTCGGAAAATAATCATATGCCCATGTCATCGGATCATCACTATCAAATAGTAAGGGTTTCATCCGAATAAAAAACATATCTAcatctttaattaataaaaataatcaagaCATAAATCTATATAAGGAGAAAGTATTGAATTGACGTGTTTCACTATTGTATATTTACTTGACTAGCTTTTGACTAATTCAAACTTgacttattaaaataaaatattaattcttataatttcTTAGTATTATTGTCATTGGCATAGAGATAtcatacatttatttaaatataataattttaaattaaaaattagacaAAAGTTTAAAATAGTTTGTTCACCTCCCGGAGGGCAGGTCTCATGGTCTTTCCAATCGGTCAATTGATTCACTCCATGATTAGTAAGGGCGTCAACCACCTTATTCTGTTCCCGATAAACATCGCAAAACAAGAGATTCCAATTCCTAGCTATTCATCCACCTTGTTGCATCCTCAATGTAAACACGGATGGGTCCTCTTTCCTGGGGTACCCTTCTcttttgaagaagaaaaaaaaaaaaaaaaaagagcaaatatcatatttagtccctcaactataatatatgtatcaattttggtccttgactattaaaaatttcaaattaggtgcatgcctattcattttgtatcacatttggtcctgcagTTAAATTTTTCGGCCAAATTTCCCGTGAAGTCACCGGTGAcggactaatttatttaatttttattttaaaaattattttaatactccgtaacttttaaattaaaaaaactttaaaaaaaataataataaaataataaaaaatggagGTCACCCCGATGACTTCGCCGAAAATTTGGCcgaaaaatttaacggcaggaccaaatgtgatacaaaatgaatagttatacacctaatttgaaaatgttaatagtcaaggaccaaaagtNaggaccaaatgtgatacaaaatgaatagttatacacctaatttgaaaatgttaatagtcaaggaccaaaagtgatacaaattgaatagtcatggacctaatttgaaatttttaatagtcaaggactaaaattgatacatgtattataattgagggactaaaaatgatattttctcaaaaaaaaaaaaaaggaggagaTTTCAAAATTAATAGGTATaccaaatataaagaaaaatacacAAATATTAGCTAGTATCAAGAAaagaatagacttttcaaaaaaaaaaatcaagaaaagaatagaaaaaatactaaaaaaaggagaaaaataatCAGACTGAGACGTACGACACTGATCCTTAAACCTTTTGGGGTGGCAGAGTTGCAGACAAATCCGGCGGGCAAAAGGGGAAAATCGGAAAGATGACAACATCAACCAACTTGGAGCCATCTACCTTTCAACACACCCCTTTTTACTGGTACGAGAATTGGGTGAAAAAtgtgcattttctttttttcttttcttaaaattaCGACACTGATTCCATATCTTCTTTTTTCATATATCTCTAATTTATTCTTGTAACCCTTCACCTTGATAGTTTAGGTTATTTCTTGTTCTGAATTTGGTGTCATtcacaaaattgattttgatgttGTTCTGGCCTGGCCTGCCCTTGATTGCCTACTCAAAGCTGAAACTTTTGATGCCCTTTGTGTTTATTTCACTTGTGATTGTAGTGAGGAAAATGTATACCTGCTGTGCAAGAAGCTGTGTGCTGATGGGGTGGCAAATCCAGATTCTTCTGATCTGTTTGCTGTTTTCATCTCCAATGAGAAGAAGCAGGCATGCCCACTTTCCTTGTTCttaattttccatttctttagATGATTCATTGTCTAGACttattaattgtttaagtgAAATGACTTACTTCTTCATTCTCATGATTCCATGGACACTAATAATCTATCAACTTGTTTTGGTAGTATATTGGTCTGTCATGTCATTTCATAATTGTGTGTAGAATTGTACAAAATCGTTTTAGGTGTGTGACTTAGCAAATTATATTGCTCCTGTTCGGGTCTCCTGAACCAAATTGACATGACTGGTTTTTTTAATTGCCATGCTTGACCTTTTTCTTAGGTGAGTTTGTAATTATGGTGAATTAAACAAAACTAGCTCTTTTCACCATTGAGGCAATGCAATATTCTTTGCAAGTCATGAAAACTTCTAAGCTTCATTTCCATGAATTAGGATACTAAGCTATATAAGTTTCGTTCACTTGAATGCTTAATTCTGAGCACCTGTATAATGTTTTTCATATAAAATAGATTGAGAGATGGACTCCTAATTCCCAAACCCCATTACCCTTCAAGAAATAtttatctctctctatatatgcTTGTCGAATATTCCCCTTATATGTATGATGCCACACTATTCAACATAAGATGAGTTTGAGAGATAAATGTTAGATAACAATAAAGGAGATGCTTAcgtgtaaacaaattaaatgattaGATCTGTCTGAGGATGCAACTTTGCTCATTGCCATGACATTCTTTCAGGTTCCTCTATGGAATCAAAAGGCCAGCCATAGGGCAGATGGGGTTGTTCTTTGGGATTATCATGTCATATGCATACAGGTGAGAACTTGTATTTCTATGTTCAAAAGGATTGGAAAGCCAACATATTTCATTCATTAATTGAAGCAACGATTTCACCATTGCACGTTTTGTCTTTTTTCAGAAAAAGAAAGATGGAAACTCCTCACACCTAGTGTGGGATTTAGATTCAAGTCTTCCATTTCCTTCTCCTCTATCTTCCTATATTGCTGAAACCATTCGTCCTTCTTTTCCGCTGTTTTCAGAGTTTAAAAGGTAACAACATTCTACCCTAATAGATTATATATAATGCGCAATTTATAAGGTTGAACAGTTGATGCTCCTTACATGATATCTTAATAAATATCCGGTTTTCTTCATTTCAGATCTTGCCGAGTTGTGCACGGACCAATTTTCCTCCGGTCATTTGCATCTGATAGAAGTCACATGAAAGATACTGCGGGAAACTGGGTGGCTCAACCTCCTCCTTATGAAGCCATTGTAGCTGAAGGTAAATGCAAGAAACAAACCATGATTTGTCATTTCATGCTGCAAATGTACCAAAAGTCTATGCTTCCACTTTGCTGAAACTTCCCCTTGAAATGTTATCAttttgttgaaacttgaaactAACTCTCTAATGCTCTTTGGAAGTGGACATCCATACA encodes:
- the LOC116030704 gene encoding protein N-terminal glutamine amidohydrolase — protein: MTTSTNLEPSTFQHTPFYCEENVYLLCKKLCADGVANPDSSDLFAVFISNEKKQVPLWNQKASHRADGVVLWDYHVICIQKKKDGNSSHLVWDLDSSLPFPSPLSSYIAETIRPSFPLFSEFKRSCRVVHGPIFLRSFASDRSHMKDTAGNWVAQPPPYEAIVAEDGIPNNLNEYIEISSEDAAENLNADVVKAALTQKFGIVVGESLLEEFLSLVDD